Proteins encoded together in one Anaerotignum propionicum DSM 1682 window:
- a CDS encoding GGDEF domain-containing protein, protein MDHLSKFLRGLGHWKESLLAEKVDLYKEEICNRNYNNFLGLTTVGIIITCGILLVGLPLSEYFTFNNQIFVLLGFCVILYLIAKFYLHKKKKYITLIFYCALSPVMFMGILMGTFLDSQVPSITIMVFLCVLTLFMIDKPWRIFFYITCSAMIYAILCYYAKPKSLFLSDMMHLVAFYCLALGINFLTLNERIENVESFVKYKSKSEIDLMTGVYNREVGLLKIKQLIYNQIKGSFIILDIDDFKKINDHFGHMYGDSVIKEISHLIKGYFSEEDIVLRMGGDEFIVYSINLIEMNECRRGLENLLDSLRSSAIGWEKGISVSFSIGCAINDKEEVDFNRLYRESDQCLYVAKNSGKGCCVIKK, encoded by the coding sequence ATGGATCATTTATCTAAATTCTTGAGAGGGTTAGGCCATTGGAAAGAGAGCTTGCTTGCTGAGAAGGTTGATTTATATAAAGAAGAAATATGTAATAGAAATTATAACAATTTTCTCGGATTAACAACCGTAGGTATTATTATTACTTGCGGAATTTTATTAGTGGGCTTACCTTTATCCGAATATTTTACATTTAATAATCAGATATTTGTACTATTAGGTTTTTGTGTAATTTTATATTTAATAGCCAAGTTTTATCTTCATAAAAAAAAGAAGTACATCACACTCATTTTCTATTGTGCATTATCCCCGGTTATGTTCATGGGAATATTAATGGGTACATTTTTGGATAGTCAGGTTCCTTCTATCACAATCATGGTATTTTTATGTGTGTTAACATTGTTTATGATAGACAAACCATGGAGAATTTTTTTTTATATCACATGTTCAGCAATGATCTATGCTATTTTATGCTATTATGCCAAGCCAAAATCACTGTTTCTTTCTGATATGATGCATTTGGTTGCTTTCTACTGCTTGGCATTGGGGATTAATTTCTTGACTTTAAATGAGCGAATAGAAAATGTGGAAAGCTTTGTAAAATACAAAAGCAAGTCGGAAATAGATCTTATGACAGGGGTATATAACAGAGAAGTCGGGCTTCTTAAAATAAAGCAATTAATTTACAACCAAATAAAGGGCTCTTTTATAATTTTGGATATAGATGATTTCAAAAAAATAAATGATCATTTTGGACATATGTATGGTGATTCTGTTATCAAAGAAATCAGTCATCTAATCAAAGGCTATTTTTCAGAGGAAGATATCGTTTTGCGTATGGGCGGTGATGAGTTCATTGTTTACTCCATTAATCTTATTGAAATGAATGAATGCAGAAGAGGCTTGGAAAATTTATTGGACTCTTTACGTTCTTCTGCCATAGGGTGGGAAAAAGGCATCAGTGTAAGCTTTAGTATTGGCTGTGCCATTAATGACAAAGAAGAGGTTGATTTTAATCGTCTCTATCGTGAAAGTGATCAGTGCCTATATGTAGCAAAAAATTCCGGCAAGGGCTGTTGCGTTATTAAAAAATAA
- a CDS encoding YigZ family protein encodes MLYEYKTILTEAEAEIIEKKSRFIATVRPVKSEEEARLFVEEMKKKYWNATHNVFAFQLGERNEIQRFSDDGEPQGTAGMPVLNVLKAEDIKNAAVVVTRYFGGTLLGTGGLVRAYGKAAKVGLLTAGIVQLILYSKYEITTEYTDSGKVQYEILQEGHILFDTQYSEKVVFVVFVKVEETTTFEKKMTDVFKGNTPFEKQGEQYGVWQDGELSLL; translated from the coding sequence ATGTTGTATGAATATAAAACAATTTTAACAGAAGCAGAAGCTGAAATAATCGAAAAAAAATCACGCTTTATTGCCACGGTACGCCCTGTAAAATCAGAAGAAGAAGCAAGGCTGTTCGTAGAAGAAATGAAAAAGAAATATTGGAATGCCACCCACAACGTTTTTGCATTTCAGCTTGGGGAACGTAATGAGATTCAGCGATTCAGTGATGATGGTGAGCCTCAGGGAACGGCAGGCATGCCTGTTTTAAATGTGCTTAAGGCAGAGGATATTAAAAATGCAGCAGTTGTAGTTACCAGATATTTTGGAGGAACGCTTCTGGGCACAGGTGGATTGGTTCGTGCTTATGGAAAGGCTGCGAAAGTAGGGTTGCTGACCGCAGGGATAGTCCAATTAATTTTGTATTCAAAATATGAAATTACAACGGAGTATACGGATTCGGGAAAAGTGCAATACGAAATTCTCCAAGAAGGACATATTCTTTTTGACACCCAGTATTCTGAAAAGGTTGTTTTCGTAGTATTTGTTAAAGTTGAAGAGACTACCACTTTTGAGAAAAAGATGACAGATGTTTTTAAAGGAAATACCCCTTTTGAAAAACAAGGAGAGCAATATGGGGTGTGGCAGGATGGAGAGCTATCTTTACTGTAA
- a CDS encoding helix-turn-helix domain-containing protein translates to MTKEIRTVKFDAELRVEAYHFQGIMQKFPNHFHEYYVFGFIEEGNRYLSCKNNEYTVVPGELVLFNPGDNHTCEQVDGKTLDYRSINIQPQVMAKAVFEITGKEELPYFATTVVYCSELASQIKELHSLIMEEEKDFRKEELFFLLIEQLIEEHAAETPSKKSEQSTEVRTVCDYLENNYRDSITLDQLSDLTGLSKYYLLRTFTKQMGISPYRYLETIRIDKAKKFLEQGMLPIDVALRTGFSDQSHFSNFFKRFIGLSPKQYQSIFKNQF, encoded by the coding sequence ATGACAAAGGAAATCAGAACAGTAAAATTTGATGCTGAGCTGAGGGTAGAGGCCTATCATTTTCAAGGAATTATGCAAAAATTCCCCAACCATTTTCATGAATATTATGTATTTGGATTTATTGAAGAGGGAAATCGGTACCTTTCCTGCAAAAATAATGAATATACTGTTGTTCCGGGCGAGTTGGTTCTATTTAATCCGGGGGATAACCATACCTGTGAACAAGTAGATGGTAAAACGTTGGATTATCGCAGTATCAATATACAACCACAGGTTATGGCAAAGGCGGTTTTTGAGATAACAGGAAAAGAAGAGTTACCTTATTTTGCAACAACAGTGGTTTATTGCAGTGAGCTTGCATCACAGATTAAAGAGCTTCATTCATTGATTATGGAGGAAGAAAAGGATTTTAGAAAGGAGGAATTATTTTTCTTGCTTATAGAACAGTTGATTGAAGAACATGCTGCAGAGACTCCTTCCAAAAAATCGGAACAAAGTACGGAGGTTAGGACTGTTTGTGATTATTTAGAAAATAACTATAGGGATAGTATTACTCTGGATCAATTGAGTGATTTAACAGGATTGAGCAAATATTATTTATTGCGTACTTTTACAAAACAAATGGGAATTTCCCCTTATAGGTACTTAGAAACAATACGAATTGACAAGGCGAAGAAGTTTTTGGAGCAGGGCATGTTGCCCATTGATGTTGCTTTGCGAACAGGTTTTAGTGATCAAAGTCATTTTTCAAATTTCTTCAAGAGGTTTATTGGGTTGTCACCAAAACAATATCAGAGCATTTTTAAAAATCAGTTTTGA
- a CDS encoding DMT family transporter, translating to MDRKNEITGHILAIVTIIIWGTTFISTKILLKTMTPIEILFIRFMIGWIALILVHPRRLKIQNRKQELYFAGAGLCGITLYFLLENIALTYTFASNVGVIISVAPFFTALCAHFFLKEEKLKPQFFVGFLIALVGIFLMSYQGASVLKLNPMGDLLAVLAAFVWALYSILTKKISGFQYNTVQATRRIFFYGLLFMIPALFIFQFEPNVTILLKPINLFNMVFLGLGASAACFATWNWAVKILGAVKTSVYIYLVPVVTIITSILILHEKITGMGVVGVGLTLAGLFISENKFSMGRKNEVKNECC from the coding sequence ATGGATAGAAAAAATGAAATTACAGGGCATATACTGGCAATTGTCACTATTATTATTTGGGGAACCACGTTCATTTCTACGAAGATTTTATTAAAAACCATGACCCCCATAGAAATATTGTTTATCCGATTCATGATTGGGTGGATTGCATTAATCCTTGTGCATCCTCGCAGATTAAAGATCCAAAATCGAAAGCAGGAATTATATTTTGCTGGGGCAGGACTATGCGGAATTACCCTATATTTTTTGTTGGAGAATATCGCTCTGACCTACACCTTTGCATCTAATGTGGGTGTGATTATTTCCGTGGCTCCGTTTTTTACTGCATTATGTGCCCATTTCTTTTTGAAAGAAGAGAAATTGAAGCCCCAATTTTTCGTTGGATTTTTGATTGCATTGGTTGGCATTTTCCTAATGAGCTATCAAGGAGCCAGTGTTTTGAAACTAAACCCTATGGGGGATCTGTTGGCAGTTTTAGCCGCATTTGTATGGGCTCTTTATTCCATTTTGACAAAAAAGATCAGTGGATTTCAATATAATACGGTGCAGGCAACCAGGAGAATTTTCTTTTATGGATTGTTATTTATGATACCCGCTTTGTTTATTTTCCAATTTGAACCCAATGTTACTATACTTTTAAAACCTATAAACCTTTTCAATATGGTATTTTTAGGATTAGGTGCTTCTGCGGCATGCTTTGCTACGTGGAATTGGGCAGTAAAAATTCTGGGAGCGGTGAAAACCAGTGTATACATTTATTTGGTTCCTGTGGTAACGATTATCACCTCCATTCTGATTTTACATGAAAAAATAACAGGGATGGGTGTTGTTGGCGTTGGGCTTACATTAGCGGGGTTATTTATCTCAGAAAATAAGTTTTCAATGGGGAGAAAGAACGAGGTGAAGAATGAATGCTGTTGA
- a CDS encoding DUF2000 domain-containing protein: MNAVDMKCVMIIDFELPIGIVANTSAILGVTLGEQVPNLVGENATDALNGTHLGIVTVPITMLKESKVGLRDLRERLYAPEFSDLVVVDFTDAAQTSQIYNDYVRKLASLSTQEHTYLGIGIYGEKKKINKLTGAMPLLRG; encoded by the coding sequence ATGAATGCTGTTGACATGAAATGCGTAATGATTATAGATTTCGAATTGCCAATAGGGATTGTAGCAAATACATCTGCAATTTTAGGTGTCACTTTGGGGGAACAAGTACCCAATTTGGTGGGGGAGAATGCCACGGATGCCTTGAATGGAACACATTTAGGTATTGTTACAGTTCCCATTACAATGTTAAAAGAAAGCAAGGTTGGGCTAAGAGATTTAAGAGAAAGGTTATATGCACCAGAATTTAGTGATCTAGTGGTTGTTGATTTTACAGATGCGGCGCAGACCTCTCAGATTTATAATGACTATGTGCGTAAATTGGCATCCCTTTCCACCCAAGAGCATACTTATTTAGGAATTGGAATTTATGGTGAAAAGAAGAAGATAAATAAATTGACAGGTGCAATGCCTCTTTTGAGAGGTTAA
- a CDS encoding helix-turn-helix transcriptional regulator, translating to MKIDRLLEMVYVLFEKKNVTAKELSNYFEVSQRTIYRDLETLSAAGIPIYTSKGKGGGIRLLDSYVMKKSMVTDKDQLEIISSLQGMNALNVPGVEPVLKKLGVLFQRNESKWIDVDFSHWGSGEDEKEKFMKLKSAIIYKKRIQFDYYSTNGEYSERIMEPLQLIFKGQAWYVYGFCMVRNAYRMFRVTRINKLNVTDESFERCLEEENRFFVAEIKEPITMVLQIDPFMAFRVYDEFEHSEIVKNDDGSFTVTKTLPENDWVYGYILSFGASAQVLEPKNLRDSIRKILENSLKKYI from the coding sequence ATGAAAATTGATCGATTACTTGAAATGGTTTATGTGCTTTTTGAGAAAAAAAACGTGACAGCCAAGGAACTGTCGAATTATTTTGAAGTATCACAGAGAACCATTTATAGAGACTTGGAAACACTGAGTGCCGCAGGAATACCTATTTACACCAGTAAGGGCAAGGGTGGGGGTATCCGCTTATTGGACAGTTATGTGATGAAAAAATCAATGGTTACCGATAAGGACCAACTGGAGATTATTTCTTCCCTGCAAGGTATGAATGCATTAAATGTACCAGGAGTAGAGCCGGTTCTAAAAAAACTTGGCGTTTTGTTTCAACGCAATGAGTCCAAATGGATTGATGTAGATTTTTCCCATTGGGGCAGTGGAGAAGATGAAAAAGAAAAATTTATGAAGCTTAAAAGTGCCATTATTTATAAAAAAAGAATTCAATTTGATTATTATAGTACCAATGGTGAGTATTCCGAAAGAATTATGGAACCACTGCAATTAATTTTTAAAGGACAAGCTTGGTATGTTTATGGATTTTGCATGGTTAGAAACGCTTATCGTATGTTTCGGGTAACACGAATCAATAAGCTCAATGTTACTGATGAGAGTTTTGAGAGATGCTTAGAAGAGGAAAATCGATTTTTTGTTGCAGAGATAAAGGAACCTATTACCATGGTCTTGCAAATTGACCCTTTTATGGCATTTCGTGTTTACGATGAATTTGAACACTCAGAAATTGTGAAGAACGATGATGGCAGTTTCACGGTAACAAAGACATTGCCTGAAAATGATTGGGTGTATGGATATATTTTGTCTTTTGGAGCCTCTGCCCAGGTACTGGAACCTAAGAATCTTCGGGATAGCATTCGTAAAATTTTAGAAAATAGCTTAAAGAAATATATTTAA